The window TGTTCTTCATGGCCGAGTATGCCAACATGATCACCGTCAGCTGCGTCGCTACCCTGCTGTTCTTCGGTGGCGCCTCCAGCCCTTTTGGCCACCTGTTCCCCGACTTCAGCAGTCCTGTTCTTGCCGCCATCGTGCCGATTCTGTGGTTCGTCGTCAAGGTGCTCGGATTCCTCCTGCTCTTTATCTGGGTGCGTGGCACGCTGCCTCGCTTCCGCTACGACCAGCTGATGAGCTTTGGCTGGAAGTTCCTGTTGCCCGTAGCCATGGCCAATATCATCATTACCAGCCTTGTCATCGCACTGCGCAGTTAGTTCAAACGAATTACGCATCAAGGTGTTTTACAATCAGCAGATAGCCCGACAGCTCCAAGCGACTCAACAAGGTTCACGAGATTCAAAAAGGAACCGCGAAAGATCATGCAACTCGTACTCTTTCTCATCTTTGGCGTGCTGGCGGTCGCAGGAGCTCTCAACCTCCTCCTGCAACGCCATCCGATCAACAGCGCTCTCTCGCTGGTTGTTGTGATGATGTCACTCGCCGTCCTCTACTGGTCGCTCGGGGCCGAGTTTCTCGCCGCCTCGCAAGTCATCGTCTACTCCGGCGCCATCATGGTGTTTTTCGTCTTCGTCATCATGCTGCTGAACGCTGGGGAAGAGGAACGCACCACTGGCAGCCGTGCCGCCTACATCGTAGGCTTCCCCGGCGCCGCAGCCATTTTTTGTCTGCTGAGCTACGTCTTTCTTTCGGAGCGCCACGCTCTCGGCACAACCAACATCGGCGGCTATCTCAACCACATCACCAGCAACATCTCCGAGATCAGCACCCTACTCTTCACGAAACTTCTGCTTCCGTTTGAAGTCACCTCTATCCTCATCCTTGTAGCTATCCTCGGAGCCGTCGTGCTCGCGCGAAAGGAGCAGTAGCCATGTCCACTCAGGTTCCAATCGCTGCTTACCTTATCCTCGCTGCCGTGCTCTTCTCCGTTGGCGTTGCGGCATTTCTTATCAAACGCAACCTCATCACTATCTTTATGTCGATTGAGCTGATGCTCAATGCTGTCAACCTGACGTTCGTTGCCTTTTCGCACATGTGGCATCAGGTCTCCGGCCAGATCTTCGTCTTCTTCGTAATGGTCGTCGCGGCCGCCGAGGCTGCCGTCGGCCTTGCCATCATCATCGCCATCTTCCGCACACGCCAGACGCTGAACGTCGACCAGATCGACCTGATGAAATCGTGAACTCTATGCCCTCTGTCTCTATGATCTCCGACTATCTCTGGCTGATCCCGCTGCTTCCCTTCGCAGGCTTCCTGATCAATGGAACCATCGGGCGCAAGCTGCCCCGCACCCTGATCACCGCGATTGCGCTGATCTGCACTGCTATTCCCGCAGCGATCGTCGCATGGCTCTGGATTGTTATGAAGGCGGACGGCGCTCCCGAAGTTATCCGTGTAGTCTCCCAGCCGTGGATCGCCATTACCGGCCTTCAGATCGACTTTGCGTTCACGGTCGACCACCTCACCTTGATCATGCTCGGCGTGATTACTGGCGTTGGCTTTCTTATTCACCTCTATTCGGTGGGGTACATGGCGCACGAAGAGGGTTACTGGCGATTCTTCGCCTACCTGAACCTCTTCATGTTCTTCATGTCCGTACTGGTGCTGGCCGAAAGCTTCCTGCTTCTCTTCGTCGGATGGGAGGGCGTCGGTCTTGCCTCCTACCTGCTCATCGGTTTCTACTTCAAGAAGGACTCCGCCGCGAACGCAGGCAAGAAAGCCTTCATCGTCAACCGAATCGGCGACTTCGGATTTCTGCTTGCGATGTTTCTGCTGGTGGATCGCTTCGGATCGCTCGATTTCACGCATGTCTTTCAAGCCATCACCGTCAATCCAGAGTGGCATGGTGGCATTCTGACTGCGATCGCTCTCCTGCTTGTACTCGGCGCAGTGGGTAAGTCCGCACAGATTCCCCTATATGTCTGGCTCCCCGATGCCATGGAAGGCCCGACGCCTGTCTCTGCACTGATTCATGCTGCGACCATGGTGACGGCTGGTATTTACATGGTGGCGCGCTGCCACGTCCTCTTTGACCGCAGCCCCTACGCTCTCGGGATAGTTGCCATTATCGGCGCCGCCACGGCCATCTTCGCGGCCTGCATCGGCATGGTGCAGCAGGACATCAAACGCGTCCTGGCCTACTCCACCGTCTCTCAGCTCGGATACATGTTCCTGGCTTGCGGTGTGGGCGCCTACACGGCTGGCATCTTCCACCTTCTGACACACGCCTTCTTCAAGGCCCTGCTGTTTCTTGCAGCAGGCTCGGTGATCCACTCCCTCTCCGGCGAGCAGGATATGCGCAAGATGGGCGGCCTCCGCAAGCGCATCCCCATCACGTTTTGGACCATGACGATGGGCGTCTTCGCCATCTCCGGACTTCCACCGTGGGCAGGCTTCTTCTCAAAGGACGAGATTCTGTATCAGGCATTCGTCTCGACGAATCCTCTCGGCAAGCTCCTTTGGTTCGTTGGTCTCTTCACCGCTGGAATGACCTCGTTTTACATGTTTCGCCTCTGGTTCAAGACCTTCTTCGGCCCCGAACACTTCGAGAAACACACCGGTCTTCATGAACACGGAGCCGCCGTCCACTCCCACTCCGGGACGCACGCTGTTATGTTGGCCGATCACGAAGAGAGTCACGGACATGGCATCCACGAGTCACCGTGGATCATGCTCTTTCCTCTTACCGTCCTCGCGATCCTCTCGGTTATCGGTGGATGGGTCGGTATCTCCTCCGCAATGGGCGGTCATAACGAGATCGAACATTTTCTGGATCCGGTCTTCAGCACAGGCGCAGCTGTCGAAGTTGCAGCTGCCAACCATGGTCTTGAGCTTGGTCTCGCTGCAATCTCTGTCCTCGTCGCACTCACTGGCGTGGGCATCGCGTATTTCTTCTACTGCAGGAAGCCCGGCACCTCAACGGCTCTTGCCAAAGGCGCTCCTGCTCTTTATAACCTCGTCCAAAATAAGTTCTACATTGATGAGATCTACAGCGCCGTCATCGTTACTCCGTTGCTCATGTTTTCCCGGCTCGCCCTCGGCGGCGTCGTCGATGGAGGCATCGTCAATGGCTTCGGCGCAGCTGCTGGAGCTATCACCAAGGGTTTCAGTTCACTCGTCCGCCGCGTTCAATCTGGCAACATTCGCTCTTACGCTGGCTGGCTGGCCCTTGGAGCCGCCGCCGTTCTGCTCGTCATGATCTTCGGACGATCTATCTGGATGCACTAAGAAACTCGCTTCACTCAGGACCGCGCTTATGCTGCACCAAAGGAAACGATGAACCCGCGATGAATATAGACCACACCATCCTGACCGTCTTGATCTTTGTCCCCCTCGCGGGCGCGGTCCTGTTGGCGCTCTTGCCCGATAAAGGCAAGCTGATGCAGTGGGGCGCACTGGCCGTCACGCTGATCACCTTCCTCTGCACCTTGCACCTGCCCGCCCACTACGACTACGCTGCAGCCGCAGGAACCTTCCAGTACGAGCAGAACTACGATTGGATCAGATCTCCTGCCATCCGCTACCATCTCGGCGTCGATGGCCTCTCCATGTGGCTCGTCGTTCTCACCGGCTTCCTCGCGCCACTCGGCGTCCTCGTCTCCTGGAACACCATTGGCGACCGCAAGAAGCTCTTCTACACTCTCTTTCTTCTCCAGCAGGTCGCGATGCTGGGCATTTTCGTCTCGCTCGACCTCTTCCTCTACTATGCGTTTTGGGAGTTCTCCTTGGTCCCGATGACGCTGCTTATCGCTACCTTCGGACGCTCCTCGAATCGTCGCCGCGCTGCGATCAAGTACTTCCTTTACACCTTTATTCCATCAGCGATTTTGCTCGTCGGTATGCTCTGGGTCTACGCCCGAACTGGCACCTTCCAGCTTCCTGACCTCGCCCAGCTAGCCGCAAACCACAGCATCTCGAACAACTCCGCGGCTCTGTGGCTGGCTTCCATCGCTTTCCTGGTAGCTTTCGCCGTGAAGGTTCCCGTCTTCCCGCTTCACGGTTGGCTCTCGGACGCCATCGCCGAAGCACCCACTGCTGCAGTGATGGTTCTGGTCGGAAAACTTGGCCTCTACTCGATTCTGCGTTTTTCGTTCAGCATCTTTCCCGAACAGTCCCGCCACATCGCCCCGTTGATGATCGCGCTCGGGGCCATCGGTATCGTCTACGGCGCACTCATCGCCCTGGTGCAGAAAGACCTGAAGCAACTCGCCGCCTACGGCACCCTCGGGCACGTCAGCGTCGTCGTTCTCGGCATCTTCACCTTCACGATCGCGGGGATTGACGGCGGTATATACGCCACGATCAACGAGGGCATCGGAGCCGGAGCTTTCTTCATTCTTCTCGGCATTCTTTATGAGCGCTACGGCACCTATGACATGCGGGACTATGGTGGCCTCGCTGCAAAGCTTCCGTGGATGGTGACGCTCTTCGTTATCACAACACTTTCCGTAATCGGCCTGCCCATGCTCAACGGCTTTGTCGGCGAATTCCTGGTTCTTACTGGTTCTATGCAGTCCGCCGTCGCCCACCACGTGGCCTGGACGGTCCTTGGTACTACCGGCGTCATCTTCACTGCCTCCTACATGCTGTGGATGATCCAGCGCGTCTTCTACGGCGACCTCAATGAAAACACCGCAGACGTTCCTGTCCCAGACGTGACCGCTCGCGAGCATCTCTCCCTCTGGCCGTTAGTCGCTGTCATGCTGCTCATGGGAGTCGCTTCTCCCTACTGGCTGCGCGCGATCGATACGGCCGGCACCTACCTTGCGCAGGAGCCACTTCCCACCGAACCAGCCGCTTCCATCAGCCCGGTTGACCAACAGACGCAGACAACTGCCACCCAGGAGGCCACGAAGTAAATGTCCCCTAACGTCCTGGCCCTTCTCCCGGAGCTGATCCTTACCATCACTGGCGTCCTCGTCATGTTGGCCGAACCCTGCCTCAAACTCAACGCCAGCCGCAAGCCACTTGGATGGCTTGCCATCAGCGGAACGATTCTTTCTATCGTTGCCAGCTGGTACCAGATCCAGTTCGGTACAGTGCACGCCTTCTACGGCACGATTCAGGTAGATGCCTTCTCCGTCCTCTTTCACTTTGTTATCGGTTCGGTCTTGCTGGTAACGCTCCTTGGCTCACTGGACTACTTCGAAGGCAATGCCAGCCACACCGGCGAGTACTTCGCGCTCACCCTCTTCGGCACCGTGGGCATGATGCTGATGACCTGTTCGGTCGAATTACTGATGGTCTTCGTGGGCCTGGAGATATCTTCGATCTCTACCTACATCATGTGCGGCTTTCGCAAGGGTCAGGCCACAGGCACCGAGTCGTCTATCAAATATTTCCTGCTCGGCTCCTTCGCTACGGCCTTCTTCCTCTATGGCGTAGCACTGGCCTTCGGTGCCACCGGTTCGACCAATGTCTACGCCATCGCCCACGGCCTTGAGACCACCACCACTCCAGCCCTCGCTTTTACCGCGCTGGCGCTGATCCTGATTGGTCTTGGCTTCAAAGTGTCCGCAGCCCCCTTTCATATCTGGACTCCAGACGTCTACCAAGGCGCGCCGGCCCCGGTCGTCGGCCTCATGTCGACTGCGCCGAAGGCAGCAGCCTTTGCCGTCCTGCTTCGCATAACCTTCACCAGCTTCCCGGTCTACCAGCATCGCTGGTCCGTCCTGATGTGGTGTCTGGCTGCTCTTTCCATGACGGTAGGAAATCTGGGTGCGCTGCAACAACGCGACGTCAAGCGTATGCTCGCTTACTCCAGCATCGCCCACGCCGGCTATCTTCTCGTTGCCTTCACCGCCTTCCCGTTCGACGGCGTCGCGGCAGCCTGCTTCTACACGGCGACATACGCGGCCATGAACGTCGGGGCCTTTGCCGTCCTCACGCAGATCAGCGGCTATGACGAACGCGTTCGCACCATCGACGACTACACAGGATTGGCACAGAAGCGCCCATACCTCGCGGCTATTCTCTCCTTGTTCCTGCTGTCGTTGATCGGAATCCCCTTCACTGGCGGCTTCTTCGGCAAGTTCTACGTATTCTCTGCTGCGATACATGGCGGTAACGTCTGGCTCGCTGTCATCGGTCTGCTTAACAGCGGCGTTGCATGCTTCTACTATCTACGTCTGCTGGCCGCCGTCTACACACGGCCCGGCACGGAGAGCTCCCGCCTCGAACAACTTCGCCCAATCAGCGTCCCTGCGGCCATCGGCCTCGGCCTTGCTGCAGTTGCGACCCTGGCTCTCGGAATTCTGCCCAACGGC is drawn from Edaphobacter lichenicola and contains these coding sequences:
- a CDS encoding NADH-quinone oxidoreductase subunit N → MSPNVLALLPELILTITGVLVMLAEPCLKLNASRKPLGWLAISGTILSIVASWYQIQFGTVHAFYGTIQVDAFSVLFHFVIGSVLLVTLLGSLDYFEGNASHTGEYFALTLFGTVGMMLMTCSVELLMVFVGLEISSISTYIMCGFRKGQATGTESSIKYFLLGSFATAFFLYGVALAFGATGSTNVYAIAHGLETTTTPALAFTALALILIGLGFKVSAAPFHIWTPDVYQGAPAPVVGLMSTAPKAAAFAVLLRITFTSFPVYQHRWSVLMWCLAALSMTVGNLGALQQRDVKRMLAYSSIAHAGYLLVAFTAFPFDGVAAACFYTATYAAMNVGAFAVLTQISGYDERVRTIDDYTGLAQKRPYLAAILSLFLLSLIGIPFTGGFFGKFYVFSAAIHGGNVWLAVIGLLNSGVACFYYLRLLAAVYTRPGTESSRLEQLRPISVPAAIGLGLAAVATLALGILPNGAVSFAEFASHSTLIEQGRQECAASPDNCHLQLDFDVK
- a CDS encoding complex I subunit 4 family protein, with translation MNIDHTILTVLIFVPLAGAVLLALLPDKGKLMQWGALAVTLITFLCTLHLPAHYDYAAAAGTFQYEQNYDWIRSPAIRYHLGVDGLSMWLVVLTGFLAPLGVLVSWNTIGDRKKLFYTLFLLQQVAMLGIFVSLDLFLYYAFWEFSLVPMTLLIATFGRSSNRRRAAIKYFLYTFIPSAILLVGMLWVYARTGTFQLPDLAQLAANHSISNNSAALWLASIAFLVAFAVKVPVFPLHGWLSDAIAEAPTAAVMVLVGKLGLYSILRFSFSIFPEQSRHIAPLMIALGAIGIVYGALIALVQKDLKQLAAYGTLGHVSVVVLGIFTFTIAGIDGGIYATINEGIGAGAFFILLGILYERYGTYDMRDYGGLAAKLPWMVTLFVITTLSVIGLPMLNGFVGEFLVLTGSMQSAVAHHVAWTVLGTTGVIFTASYMLWMIQRVFYGDLNENTADVPVPDVTAREHLSLWPLVAVMLLMGVASPYWLRAIDTAGTYLAQEPLPTEPAASISPVDQQTQTTATQEATK
- the nuoK gene encoding NADH-quinone oxidoreductase subunit NuoK — protein: MSTQVPIAAYLILAAVLFSVGVAAFLIKRNLITIFMSIELMLNAVNLTFVAFSHMWHQVSGQIFVFFVMVVAAAEAAVGLAIIIAIFRTRQTLNVDQIDLMKS
- a CDS encoding NADH-quinone oxidoreductase subunit J family protein, translating into MQLVLFLIFGVLAVAGALNLLLQRHPINSALSLVVVMMSLAVLYWSLGAEFLAASQVIVYSGAIMVFFVFVIMLLNAGEEERTTGSRAAYIVGFPGAAAIFCLLSYVFLSERHALGTTNIGGYLNHITSNISEISTLLFTKLLLPFEVTSILILVAILGAVVLARKEQ
- the nuoL gene encoding NADH-quinone oxidoreductase subunit L codes for the protein MPSVSMISDYLWLIPLLPFAGFLINGTIGRKLPRTLITAIALICTAIPAAIVAWLWIVMKADGAPEVIRVVSQPWIAITGLQIDFAFTVDHLTLIMLGVITGVGFLIHLYSVGYMAHEEGYWRFFAYLNLFMFFMSVLVLAESFLLLFVGWEGVGLASYLLIGFYFKKDSAANAGKKAFIVNRIGDFGFLLAMFLLVDRFGSLDFTHVFQAITVNPEWHGGILTAIALLLVLGAVGKSAQIPLYVWLPDAMEGPTPVSALIHAATMVTAGIYMVARCHVLFDRSPYALGIVAIIGAATAIFAACIGMVQQDIKRVLAYSTVSQLGYMFLACGVGAYTAGIFHLLTHAFFKALLFLAAGSVIHSLSGEQDMRKMGGLRKRIPITFWTMTMGVFAISGLPPWAGFFSKDEILYQAFVSTNPLGKLLWFVGLFTAGMTSFYMFRLWFKTFFGPEHFEKHTGLHEHGAAVHSHSGTHAVMLADHEESHGHGIHESPWIMLFPLTVLAILSVIGGWVGISSAMGGHNEIEHFLDPVFSTGAAVEVAAANHGLELGLAAISVLVALTGVGIAYFFYCRKPGTSTALAKGAPALYNLVQNKFYIDEIYSAVIVTPLLMFSRLALGGVVDGGIVNGFGAAAGAITKGFSSLVRRVQSGNIRSYAGWLALGAAAVLLVMIFGRSIWMH